ATTTGGAACCGTATTTGTAGTGCTGCTTGAGTATGGATGGTGGTGGCTGTGGTACAGGGGATTGTTTAGGGGTGCCTGGTGATGTTGTTTGAACTACCATTGGGTGATGGCCTGTTGATAAAGCCTGTGCACGACGACTTGCTGGGTCAGTTGGGgccaaatctttttcaacttccaTTTTCACACCTGCATTGAAGGCAAAAAGGAAGTACAAATGGAACTTTAACATGCATAACTGGAAATCAACTTAATTTTTAGTTCAAACTTGGccttagttggtatataatttaaaaagaaaaggaaaaaagggGCCAATATccaaaattgttcctgaaatggAAGTCTAGCCCTAtagattacaaaaaaaaaagaaggagaaaaaaaaaaagccaagtgTTGGATTTGTACTTTTTCAGTAGTTTACAAACATTGGAGGcaaaaaatgttatgttttgtGCAATTTTCTCCCAAATGTGTGCTTTcccacaaaacgttttacagatcGACTGGAAGGGGATAGGCCCTACAGCcccattttttttctttgggGGACGTCccctaaaatcataaaataaaaaataaaacattaattgAGGCAAAAATATAACTATCTACCATTTTAGCTGTCAAAATACTTTTAGTAGGTAAAATCGGAGGCAAAAAATATTTGGAGATTGGGCCTTCTAGCACTAACCCTCGATATTTTCATTACCTTTGTCCGTCATCTTGACAGTCTCCCCATTAGCTAGAAGCTTAAGTTTTGGTTCCTTGAGGAACTTGGCAGGAGGCACTTCTTTCTTGGCAGGAGACACTTCGTCTTCCGTCATATCCTCGTCATCTTCATCGTCGCTTTCGCGAATAGCTTTTCGAAATGTCTGtggtataaagtattattttatAAAACACAATATTGGTTATCGTTATAGAGGCCAGCCCCATAAAACCTCATGAAATATTTGCATCGTTGGACAAATAATATATCAATATGTTTAGAACAGTTGCCCTATTAAAGGATTTtaatgtcacattttaactagATATTTCTTTAAAACTAAATTAAGTAGAAACTTCATATTCGGTGTGCAGGATATGTCTTTGAACTTAATCATAAACTTAATTCAAGACTTTGAGTTTTGGGTGAAAATGTccatttttgtgtgaattttgtccAGAAATGCCATTTTTAAAtgggaaatattttgaaaaatgatttaTGCATCATGGAAAGTATATCAGTACCAATACATTACAGTGGATGTTTAGATCAAAAattatgacctcttgaaattcataAAATGAATGTTTTCACTGATCTTGGGCAATTTTTCTTATCTCTCTTTGATATGCTGTGTTCTCTACTCTTTCTCTCCACTCCATCCTCTCTCTCCCCCTCACTCTCTCTCCCCTCCCCTATCTCTCCTCTCTCCCAGCTTTTCTCTTTCCccttcccctctctctctccctctcctctcgcTCAGCTTCTCTCCCTTCCCTTCCCCCTCTCTCCCCTCCCTCTCTCACATCTCTCTTCACTGTAAACAATTGCTAGACAAATTTCAGgtgttttatatcaaaatatcCATATTTAGATACCTGACTTGATGATGGGAGGCCAGATGTGGTCCTTGAATGGGTCGGTTTACGGATCCATTGATGGTTAACAATTTCATGCATACGCAGTCTTGTCATCGGTCGAAAACGAAGCAGCTTGCGAATAAGATCTGTACATTCTATCAGCGCAGAAAAAAGAAAGtcataataataatttgattttATAATCAGGAACGCCGGGTGTCGGATCATTTTTCGATTTAGGAACGCTGGGTGGCGATCATTTTCAGGTTTTATTCCCAACTGAAGGCCTATTTGGAGATGATCCTTGGACAAAACAACGCAATACGGACCGTCGACGTAGAAGAGTGATATTTCGGTGAAACCCGATCGATGCATTTGGATCCTTCGAACTTcgtattataaaacaaaatgcaAGGGTCTGAAAGCACAGAGTGCTAGTGGTCTATGTTAACACATTTCAATCAGTGTCGTAGCGTCATAccggggggcacgtgccccaatcgatctcacaaatcccataggaaatttgccgaaaaatggcaaatggccaatcagacccggtgcccatcccccaatcatggtcggtgccccccaatatgtTGACCCACGCTACGTCACTGATATCAATCAAACCACCTTTTGCAGCTGTACTTCTGATGTAGGCCCTACTTTTCTCTTCGGCATTTTAGGTTCCCCTTGTATTTCATAGGGTATAATAGGGTAAGATCATACTTGATCCATGTTTGAAGCAGGAATAATTGCCTGATCCTACCTTTTGATACACATGCTTGGATGTAGACCTTTTTCTTAGTTTGTTCTATCAAACTATTTATGTTCTGGTCGTTAAATGGAAGCCTTCCATTCACAAGAGCATACAGGATCACGCCTCTGTAATCATAGAAATAGAAATGGTTTTTAATGCTGCCAAAACGGGCAGTATAAAGGCTATTGATGTAAACAAGGTCCGTGAAGGtccgggggggcacttaacagaaatgaccatacgggtatgcccccctttttggatttcgcagctccgaaagaccccctatatttgatcaaaacagagctccgaaagacccttgattttgataatttcaggtctaaaagaccccaaaattgctcattcctcatatttctgtttttttcaggcgattttcaaccaaaaagacccttattttgacagttcgcagctccaaaagtcaccattttacttgttcgcagcccggttcgcagctccaaaagacccccttttaccggtacgccgtcagctcccaaagacccaccacctcaaaattccgggggaacataacCACCAAAATGGTGTGCCCCCCCGGGCGTGATGGATGGGGTCAAGGAATCTGTGGGTCTAGCCACGAAGGTTCGCGAACTCAAAATCATATATAACTTTAATGGGATCGTTAAAATATGTGTGGGTTTTATGTCATAAAACATGTAGAAGGCCTCTTGATGGTGACAAACGTGTCCGCCCATTTGTGAATGATGGGCATAGGACCTACATGTGGCTTTTTGAATCATATTACTgcggcgtagccagggggagccgGGGGCGCGCTGGCAATTTGCCCCCTCACAGAAATTGTTCAtatataaaatggggacggcaaagagtgaagtatcattaaaatgactgaaaattggaaaaacttgacaaatggggacgaaattgtttggatttgcccccccccccctgggacaAAGAAtttacaaatggggacgaaaattggCGGCCCTCCACAgcaaaaagctggctacgcacCCAAGTCACCAAAATGAGTCTTTGGGTAATTGTAATCATGGTAAATTAAGTTAAACGTTTTAGGCCTTAAACATTACTACTTACAAACTCCAGATATCAGCTAGTTTTCCATCATAGTTCCTTGCCGATAAGATTTCTGGTGCGGCATAAGCGTATGAACCACAAAATGTGGACAACATGTTACATCTATTGGTTGGAAATCGACAAGCAAACCCGAAGTCTGGAAAAAAGAAAGACAGACTGCTTGACAAGCTGCTACACATGAATTGTAAAATGTGATCTATTTCAGTATAGACTTTGTTTTTTCACCAGACTAATCACAATGATATGCATTGTAATTTTTACTGCCATCTATACTGAAGATGGTatagtgttttatttttttactgctatctactgaagatggtatatagtaattagtgggtttttagcgggtaattcgccgtcggacaagtttagaactgcaagctttcgtcaggagtagctctgacttcttcaggacaaagtacctaagaatgaaacatgtagaccgccccttgtctactgatgactctaacaagagtcgttcactgaagactgccccttgtctacagagaactagcagatctcgcctatctgctgatttaataagttttggtggctctgaaaagagccgtttgctgaagactgcccattgtctacagaaacaagcagatctcgcctatctgctgatttaataggttttggtggctctgaaaagagccgttcactgaagactgccccttgtctacagaaaacaagcagacctcgcctatctgctaaattaaaggtttgttggctctgagaaagaaaaaagcctatcccacaatttgtttAACCTCTATGGTATATAGTGCTTTatttttactgctatctactgaagatggtatatcgtgttttattttttttcttgctatctactgaagatggtatatatatatatatatattgttttaatttttactaTCAACATTATACGGTATACcgtataatgttttattttttttactgctatctactgaagatgtataGTGTTTTGTGTTTATTCCCGGGTTTATAttacatacactgcaaaaatagtGTTTAGATTTAATCACTTTTAACACATTCATGCCTTCActttataaaagtgtttaaaTCGCTGTTTTTAGTCACACTAATGACTTGACGAAATTTCGACAACCTTTTCAATTCGACGTCGCGTTGAGGTAAAAAATTATGAAAGATTCTTTCTTTTAGATTTAGTATGCAACAAATCAGGAATACGGCCTTCCAATTCTATTTTATTCTAATTACCAACAAATGAATGGTACCTGAGCAAGTCAATCTTACCTGATATTTTGACATTATCATTCTCATCTAAAAGAATATTCTCACACTTCAGGTCTCTGTTCAAAAGAAGAACAACCAAAATGAGTTGTTGTGTAAAGCATTCAAATGATTGGAAACCAATACTTAACAGTatattttttctctctctctcacacCCCTCTTTCTGTCCCGTTTCCTTTCTGCATTCCATCCCTCCagggtctctctctctctctctcactcgcTCGCTCGCTCCCCTTAGCTCCCTCTCCTCAATCccccctctctttctctctcatcTTGTCCACACAGCTCAGTCATGCAGATCTACTCGGCGCtggtccgacgagtaggacctgtttttcttagttaccaaacTATATCCtagactctgatcgctcaagaaagatccACTATTAGGCCTATAACCGCCCGAccgaaaaaaaaagattttctaTTGGTCGTCAAGTTGTGAGGTTATCACTGGTGTCAACTGTACTGGAATCCCGGTACATCAACGACGTTTATAGGCCCCCTATTGTAGGACCCTTTTttcgggcggcgcggtcactgtgggtaattttaaaactgcatcttaaaggaggatttcgtgatcctagcatcctctttttatgacatttttcagtagatatccacgaaaagcttatttccaaaatttcagttgattccgattttgcgtttgcgagttatgcatgattatgtgtattacactgctccatatatgTGTTGTtctttctggtgcaccagaacgaaattcaaatttggcgatatttttgctaaacgaattaatctgcaagaaatatttggtacataaacattatgtagccagaggtatccagtggtgtaaaaatctcaacttttttttgggaaaagtggggggatgaggctgtggatcacgaaatgccctttaattcaaaatttagttttaaaaaagtttttaaaaatattccgcattcgtttttgaaactgccatgggctttgagacatatcaTTGTTTTTTCAGCTTACTTGCTTACCTATGAACCACGTTTAGTTGGTGACAATGTGAAACTCCCGCTACAATCTGTCTGAATATCTCACGAGATTTTTCCTCGCTAACCGCACACCCTGTCTCCAACACATATTCATTGATATACGAGAGGATATCGCCGTTTGGAGCGTACTCGATTACCAAGTAGATTTTGGTGTCCGAGCGAAATACTTCATATAATTGTATCTGAacaagaaagaataaaatgtcGGCAAAAAGTGCGGGGAAAGTGTCATCTTGAAGGTATACATGTCAAGTCGGGGTGTGGTAGGCTGTTTatccaattataggcctatgcctattatcTTAACACTACAGTTGCGGTGTCAGTTGGGCCAAAAAGTTACCAGCCCGCGCCCAATTTAAGCACAACTGTAAAAGTTGGCGGcaggtggtgggggggggggggtgcgttgCACCGCCCTGGCTACGGGTCTGGCTGCTGCTCCCGCAAATTACATAGTAATGTCGTTATCATcatgaaccataggctggtgcagtggcgtgcgcaaagggcgGGGCAGGGGGGCCAtggccccacttttgttggtcattcgggggattcgggggaaaaacgttaaaaacgtcaaaatttgctcctaatcagactccattcggggaaactgaacaacctggacccccactttcaatgtgctgcgcacgccactgggctGGTGGTTACTGCagtacaaatgtcacatgaacaACTCTAGGTCAAACGTCATAAAGATATCAACTtcactggctaagggccgtgctctctgagcacaatgtctagtttcggctctttttgaattgctgatATCCACGTAATTTTTGGTTTCCCGCCCTCTTGGTCGTTTTACGTGTCGTTCGTATTCTTCAAGAGCTTGCTTTCCTGAGGTGTCCTAACCAAAGGAGCCGCCTCTTTTTGATTATATTACTCCACTTTGTTTCCTTGCTTTACTCGTAAGTTCTTGAGTGATTTGTGATTGTCTTTGGCCATTTGATGTCGAATAGCCTTCTCAGGAGATCTGTAAAGGTCCAGGGCGGTGTTTCATAAAACGACAACCAGCAGACCAGGGATATAAAAAGATTTGAACAGACATACAGACATGAACAGCTTATCAAACTATGGCTATTGAATTCCTATTTTTCTTACCAAATTCGGGTGTTTGTAAGTAATTTTCAAAGCATCTATTTCTCTCGGCATAAACTTGCTTACATATTCAGCCGGTGCGTCTTTACGGGATATGACTTTAATGGCAACCTGTAAATCAAACACAATTTTAGTGCACTAtcattattttttgtaatttcgtCATATAAGGGCGTAACCGAGGTCCGGaaagtgccgccgacaaggggggttaatggggtgcgttacccccgggcccAGGGTCCTAGGCCtatagggggcccgtaaaaataaagaaagcaaTAACTTAATGGTCcatgtaaaagcaaagaaaagagaccacAGGGGCCGTGAAAAGGGTGGCTCTCGGTGGCACTGTAGGTGGACGCTAAAAAGGTCCACGTACGTTAGACCAAATGAAATAAAGAGATCGCAGGAAGCAGCCAGGCGGGCGGGACATTTCCCCCCACCCAAGTCCTAGGGTTTGCCGCCAGTTTACCTCTTGTCAAATAGCGGCGGCACGAAGGCCTGCAGTCCCCTCATTTATGGGGTTCATACGGGGGGTAACTTACACCCAGTTTCCCCCTGTCAAATGCAGCAAGCAGAATGGACAACtgcctcagtggcgtagcgtcatagtggCACGGGAGGGAGGCCGGAGGGGCACGTGCTTCGCGATCAACCAAAAAATGTAGAAAATCCCCCAATCAGGCCCGGTTCCCCTCCCCCATATGaggacccacgctacgccactgaactgTCCAGTATAGGAACCCGCAGCAAAACTCTATCGGGGGTAAGATATTCTGCCTGCATGTCAAATAGGGGTGACACGATGTGGGCATATGATTTGGGCATTCCGCATTCTATTCCCCGTCCCCTCGCTCTTGAGCTTTCTGCAAAATAagaaaagttcccacgttttgaTGTAACATTATAGGCACAATAGCGGGCCTATTCGAAATCGCACACATTCACCGTTACCTCCCAAtaccaaaatcatgaaaatgcggTTTGCAAGAAGTCGAAGGGACATGGGAGCATTTTCCCCAGTCTGTCCTCTCTCCCCATGTTAGCGTCAAATGGACGAGGGTCGAGTTTGCCAtacatagggcctacatatataTCACGACTCCCAGGGGAACCTTCACCCTCAAGGGGTCATACAGAAAAACTTGAACAGATATATATGCCCAAATTTAAGAgcctttcggagctgcgaaagccaaaaagggggtctttccggggaacatAGCCGGATGGTCATTTGtgtataagcccccccccccatgccccccggaTTATTTCTAGGCCTATAGCCTACTTACCATGTCGTGACCTTTTTCCTTCAGATCAGCATTCAGTTTCGGACACTTTTCCCTCTTCTTATCCAATACTTTAGCTAGCTTCACCTTAGCATAGGCGCCTGTACCTAAAGTTTTGTCCGTTAGCACATACCCATGGCGTCGACATTCTACCGCCTCTAAGGCCTGGTGTCGAGATTTAGCGTTGACGAGAGAGTAACGTTTTCCAATATATGTCATTTTTATTTAGGACCTATATGACGAaatattaatttaataaaaaCCCAGCAAACGTTTTGTAACACTCTTTTGGTGCAGCTGATCAAGCAAAGATCAAGGTAATTCAAGCAAAGTCAGTTGCAACTTGCTCAATTATTTTGTTGACTTTTTGCTGTCATGGTGCGCGCAATTAACGCGAGTGACTGGCTTTGATGCGTATACGCGAACAGCGCAAATTTGTAGGATGTTTGGCGCATGCAAAGACTGCAAAACTACGCACACGTTGAGCGGgaaatgattttattttattttcatgacATCTTGGCGAAGTAGGCCTAACAAAGCCCGTATACGAAAGTATATTTTGGAAAGAAAAGGAACGCAACCGTGTCTTCGGAATTTGGGGGAAATGACCCATTTTTGATATCGGTATTTTGTCAAGTTAAAAAATCTTGAACATTTCTATATAAATAAttgcaaacaaaacgttttacacaaaacgtttaaatattgtTATAAATGTTGTatcaagggtataaaacgttttaattaagaccagagtaatgggagagaacatggaggcaatgatttttttttatttttctatcttctgaagatagcaattagggcctacaaagaaaatagttAATACCTTCAGCGACAAAAAAACCccactttttgtatatttttatgtttgatgatttgtttttactatatctactgaagatagcaattacagcGAGTTTATACAAAAGAT
This DNA window, taken from Amphiura filiformis chromosome 16, Afil_fr2py, whole genome shotgun sequence, encodes the following:
- the LOC140172493 gene encoding uncharacterized protein; protein product: MTYIGKRYSLVNAKSRHQALEAVECRRHGYVLTDKTLGTGAYAKVKLAKVLDKKREKCPKLNADLKEKGHDMVAIKVISRKDAPAEYVSKFMPREIDALKITYKHPNLIQLYEVFRSDTKIYLVIEYAPNGDILSYINEYVLETGCAVSEEKSREIFRQIVAGVSHCHQLNVVHRDLKCENILLDENDNVKISDFGFACRFPTNRCNMLSTFCGSYAYAAPEILSARNYDGKLADIWSLGVILYALVNGRLPFNDQNINSLIEQTKKKVYIQACVSKECTDLIRKLLRFRPMTRLRMHEIVNHQWIRKPTHSRTTSGLPSSSQTFRKAIRESDDEDDEDMTEDEVSPAKKEVPPAKFLKEPKLKLLANGETVKMTDKGVKMEVEKDLAPTDPASRRAQALSTGHHPMVVQTTSPGTPKQSPVPQPPPSILKQHYKYGSKSASKDKSSNDNNRMRNIYKRILNPSGENYKFRVVENTQEQRHLLHRRLIADTRERHSAPQGPPKWQPKSPTRRVRVVAPGESAGRGAASSCVQKHHQQQLAMESPDDEVSAMHESQQQQIAEEIDLCTLIPVEVRESRHRDINGERDRTRISYRLGLSPTPVAGSPAANTTITWTHDGEVVEETKHYRHSPSPTKNLHHSKDSPNVFIKVQGKTEQWRRGPRSTAQDAGDLRLESACGGESPSPATSVTAADTLLLRNQLKKQRVDRRGRLSQAKIREYYEPELTTTELLSQLKSDVPINDLLGQEQIFRVVC